In the Flavobacterium acetivorans genome, one interval contains:
- a CDS encoding glycoside hydrolase family 2 TIM barrel-domain containing protein has product MKQTSHLLQVFFLWFIGINVVQAQTLDPVIENPDVIGINKLDARSSFFPYNSVALAKEDNVAKAENYLLLNGIWQFNYVDSPEKRPTDFYKEDYDVSKWSTIKVPANWEVEGFGIPIYVNASYPFQKGELSPPDIPDGNNPVGSYKRTFDLPKNWNGKDVFVHFGAVKSAFYVWVNGQKVGYSQDSKLPAEFNLTNFVKPGKNTIALEVYRWSDGSYLECQDFWRISGIERDVYLYARPKVQLADYFAKAGLENNYTDGVFDLAVDLKNIDAKKQKGSISVELTRDNQSVYSTTSAFELNPNAIGKFSINKNIPQVKTWSAEIPNLYQLTIVIKDLKGNVLEAVSKKIGFRTSEVKNGQFLVNGRPILFKGVNRHEHDPNTGHVISREDMLKDVKIFKEFNINAVRTAHYPNDPYFYELCDEYGIYVIDEANIESHGMGYALDKTLANNPAWLKAHLSRVERMIQRDKNHPSILIWSLGNEAGNGYNFYESYLLAKKLDETRPTQYERAVHEWNTDLFVPMYDTPEQVEAYAKDPKRTKPLVQCEYAHAMGNSMGGFKEYWDLYEKYDKLQGGFIWDFVDQGIKTVKNGREIYAYGGDFGPKGTPSDNNFLNNGLVQPDRKPNPHIYEVAHIQQEVKFYENDLAKGVIDVKNWFFFRDLSNYKLNWEVIANGEVVESGTIDNIGLNPQAKKAVKIPFTTTFNKNVEYFLNVSAVLKTDEPLLKAGYRVAYEQFKLQAANVQVPSKATEAVAYTTKGDLISVTGKEFEVAFNQKTGTLTTFNFKNKNLVESGPEVNFWRAPVDNDYGAGTQKRYKAWKDAGKSAKVTTAVKQLSKSEVQISFTKDLFGGDAKLIETFVVDGNGAVKVTNDLKAIKGKYPDFYKFGNKLVLPEAYKNITFYGKGPFEAYADRQHAAKVGLYKQTIAEQYFPYIRPQETGNKLEVRWVSLTKEDGSGIKILSEKPLSVSALNFREDDLHTGDEKGQHHAGEIDPRKEVFVNIDGFQQGLGSINSWGTLPLPQYRLPYKDYSYSYWMVPVAK; this is encoded by the coding sequence ATGAAACAAACAAGTCATTTATTACAAGTATTTTTCCTATGGTTTATAGGAATAAATGTAGTTCAAGCCCAAACGCTTGATCCAGTTATAGAAAATCCGGATGTTATAGGGATTAATAAATTAGATGCAAGATCAAGTTTTTTTCCATACAATTCAGTTGCCTTGGCAAAGGAAGATAATGTTGCGAAAGCAGAAAACTACTTGTTGCTAAATGGTATCTGGCAGTTCAATTATGTCGATTCACCTGAAAAAAGGCCAACTGATTTTTACAAGGAGGATTATGATGTGTCGAAATGGAGCACGATCAAAGTACCTGCCAACTGGGAAGTAGAAGGTTTTGGTATTCCTATTTATGTGAATGCCTCTTACCCTTTTCAAAAAGGAGAATTGAGCCCGCCTGATATTCCTGATGGGAACAATCCTGTGGGTTCTTACAAAAGAACATTCGACCTTCCAAAAAATTGGAATGGTAAAGATGTGTTTGTTCATTTCGGAGCTGTAAAATCAGCTTTTTATGTTTGGGTCAATGGTCAAAAAGTGGGCTACAGTCAAGATTCTAAGCTTCCGGCAGAATTTAATCTAACGAATTTTGTTAAGCCAGGAAAGAACACTATTGCTTTAGAAGTATACCGTTGGAGTGATGGTAGTTATTTAGAATGTCAGGATTTCTGGAGAATTTCAGGAATAGAACGCGATGTGTATTTATATGCTAGGCCTAAAGTGCAATTAGCGGATTATTTTGCAAAAGCAGGATTGGAAAACAATTATACTGATGGTGTTTTTGATTTAGCGGTAGATCTTAAAAATATAGATGCTAAAAAACAAAAGGGAAGTATTTCAGTTGAACTTACTAGAGACAATCAGTCGGTTTATAGTACTACTTCAGCATTTGAATTAAATCCGAATGCTATAGGAAAATTCAGCATCAACAAAAATATCCCGCAGGTAAAAACCTGGTCTGCCGAAATACCAAATTTATATCAATTGACTATTGTTATCAAGGATTTAAAAGGCAACGTTTTAGAGGCTGTTTCTAAGAAAATAGGATTTAGAACTTCTGAGGTAAAGAATGGTCAATTCTTAGTAAACGGTAGACCAATCTTATTCAAAGGTGTAAACAGACACGAGCATGATCCAAACACGGGTCACGTGATTTCTCGCGAAGACATGCTAAAGGATGTTAAAATTTTTAAGGAATTTAATATCAATGCAGTGCGTACAGCGCATTACCCTAATGATCCTTATTTCTACGAATTATGTGATGAATATGGAATTTATGTTATAGATGAAGCCAATATAGAATCGCATGGTATGGGATATGCTTTAGATAAAACCCTAGCAAATAATCCAGCTTGGTTAAAAGCGCATTTATCTCGTGTAGAACGCATGATTCAAAGAGATAAAAACCATCCTTCTATTTTGATTTGGTCTTTAGGGAACGAAGCAGGAAATGGTTATAATTTTTATGAGTCATACTTGTTAGCTAAAAAGCTAGATGAGACGAGACCAACACAATATGAGCGTGCCGTACACGAATGGAACACAGATTTATTTGTACCAATGTATGATACACCAGAACAAGTTGAAGCTTATGCAAAAGATCCAAAAAGAACGAAACCTTTAGTACAATGTGAATATGCACATGCTATGGGAAATAGTATGGGAGGTTTTAAAGAATACTGGGATTTATATGAAAAATATGATAAACTGCAAGGTGGTTTTATCTGGGATTTTGTTGACCAAGGAATTAAGACCGTAAAAAATGGTAGAGAGATATATGCTTATGGTGGTGATTTTGGTCCAAAAGGGACACCAAGTGATAATAACTTCTTAAATAATGGATTAGTACAACCTGACCGAAAACCAAATCCACATATTTATGAAGTAGCGCACATTCAACAAGAGGTCAAATTTTATGAAAATGATCTTGCCAAAGGTGTTATCGATGTTAAAAACTGGTTTTTCTTTAGGGATCTATCAAACTACAAATTAAATTGGGAAGTAATTGCCAATGGGGAAGTAGTAGAATCAGGAACAATAGACAACATCGGACTTAATCCGCAAGCGAAAAAAGCCGTTAAAATTCCTTTTACTACGACATTTAATAAGAATGTGGAATATTTTTTAAATGTTTCTGCAGTATTAAAAACAGATGAGCCTTTATTAAAAGCGGGTTACCGAGTGGCTTACGAGCAATTTAAATTACAAGCAGCAAATGTTCAAGTTCCGTCTAAAGCTACTGAAGCTGTTGCTTATACAACAAAGGGAGATCTTATTAGTGTAACTGGAAAAGAATTTGAAGTGGCATTTAATCAAAAAACGGGAACCTTAACAACGTTTAATTTTAAAAATAAAAACCTTGTAGAAAGTGGTCCAGAAGTTAACTTTTGGCGTGCACCGGTAGATAATGATTATGGAGCCGGTACTCAAAAAAGGTACAAAGCATGGAAAGACGCTGGAAAATCAGCAAAAGTAACTACAGCTGTAAAACAGCTTTCAAAAAGTGAAGTGCAAATTAGTTTTACAAAGGATTTGTTTGGTGGAGACGCTAAATTAATTGAGACTTTTGTAGTAGATGGAAACGGGGCTGTAAAAGTGACTAACGACTTAAAAGCAATCAAAGGAAAATATCCTGATTTTTATAAATTTGGAAATAAATTAGTTTTACCAGAAGCCTACAAAAACATCACTTTTTATGGAAAAGGCCCTTTCGAGGCTTATGCTGACAGACAACATGCTGCCAAAGTAGGTTTGTACAAACAAACTATAGCCGAACAGTATTTTCCGTACATCCGTCCGCAAGAGACTGGAAATAAATTAGAAGTGCGTTGGGTATCGCTTACTAAAGAAGACGGTTCAGGA
- a CDS encoding SusC/RagA family TonB-linked outer membrane protein: MKIFSKNKPRNLWQESPAWGTTRLATVLLTALSVQLSTAASSEKVVPLESNTTAKKGFEATTFSLFQKKVTGKVLDADGNPIPGANIIAKGSNASAQTDFNGNFTIEVPDNVTKLIISFIGMEQQEVTIGKSPITVILKETGQSLDEVVITGYGKQNRATLTTSISKLDTRILETSSRSNVATALQGTIAGLRVTNNTGQPGSTPSIVLRGGTNFNGSGSPLILVDGIPSDFYALNPDDVASIEVLKDAASTAIYGARSANGVILVTTKTGKAGRSSINYKYKFSVNKERNDQQFLSAADFIKYNRQSVAYQRQAANKPNDFANFLDGATAFGTGGNTTNSPYTVQFLTPTNEYLLSQPGWKTITDPLNASKQILFLDNDVSDLIYQNSVTKDHYLSFDGGNDKGTYYLGLGVLDNDGLVLGSGFKRYSGKFSGSYKITDKVKVNSNILYSHSNLSLSPLGPDSDVFQRFAGQAPTSRTYDNNPDGTLSSVLSPGTNFSFGNPLYYQDKFIRKNLEQRLSASAGLDWDIIDDLTLSLKASHFTINNHKENFNKAYIEGASSNAPITTRFASVSLDRTLRNQLTGTLNYTKKFGSHNFNALLGAEYFKDNVFFSGAGTKNSPTDLIETLNAGAEVDGKPFSFESEQVIVSTFGRLIYDYDNKYLLSATFRRDGASRLGNQKFDVFPGVSVGWNAHNEKFLEGVSKYVSKLKPRLSYGVNGDVSSITSPGQRDYTGNYTVFGSYGSQGVYNGQTGYANTGLPTLDLEWERSTTLNAGLDVSFFNNRLNFITDLYSRDVKGKISPLTLPFWTGFSSIRTNNGVIRNKGFELELNADIIRNDNVTWNVGATYTANKNYVISLPKSNRAFNGQDGTEVYDPATGLTKWVGGLEEGKRVGLDEIVVYVQDYIYADQAAVDAHATRQDVLLPNHFKRYPGDVAWKDLNGDNIINSLDRKVIGRSTPKLVGGFTSNVSYKNLSLFVKTDFATGHLVYNHIRGKGYAQTQGNLNQPIEILDSWTPQNTNTDWPRMVFVDAQRNVLRGDGTVSRNSQFWEKGDYLALREVTLNYNLPVKKYFKGVIQNFNLYATGSNLHYFKSYSGDTPEVGGAQEGAFPMPRTITIGLNVTF; this comes from the coding sequence ATGAAAATTTTTTCCAAAAACAAGCCCCGTAATTTATGGCAGGAATCACCAGCCTGGGGGACAACTAGACTAGCTACTGTTTTACTAACAGCGCTATCGGTCCAGCTTTCAACGGCAGCTTCTTCAGAAAAAGTAGTTCCGCTAGAAAGTAACACTACTGCTAAAAAAGGCTTTGAGGCAACAACATTCAGTTTATTTCAAAAGAAAGTTACAGGAAAAGTACTGGATGCGGATGGAAATCCAATTCCTGGTGCCAATATTATTGCCAAAGGTAGCAATGCCTCGGCACAAACTGATTTTAATGGTAATTTCACGATAGAAGTCCCAGACAATGTTACTAAACTGATCATCTCTTTCATAGGTATGGAGCAACAAGAAGTAACAATTGGCAAATCACCTATAACCGTAATTTTAAAGGAAACCGGACAAAGTCTAGATGAAGTGGTAATTACAGGATATGGCAAACAAAATAGAGCCACATTAACAACTTCTATCTCTAAATTAGATACCAGAATTTTGGAAACCTCGAGTAGATCGAATGTAGCTACAGCATTACAAGGTACTATAGCAGGTTTAAGGGTAACCAATAATACTGGACAACCTGGCTCAACTCCTTCAATTGTTTTACGCGGAGGCACTAATTTCAACGGATCAGGCTCTCCTCTTATTTTAGTAGATGGTATTCCTAGTGATTTCTATGCTTTGAATCCTGATGATGTTGCATCCATTGAGGTGTTGAAAGATGCGGCATCTACAGCTATTTATGGAGCCAGATCAGCTAATGGGGTTATTTTAGTCACCACCAAAACGGGTAAAGCAGGCAGATCTTCTATTAACTACAAATATAAATTCAGCGTAAACAAAGAAAGAAACGATCAGCAGTTTTTAAGTGCTGCCGATTTTATAAAATACAATAGGCAATCGGTAGCCTATCAAAGACAAGCTGCTAATAAGCCAAATGATTTCGCTAATTTTTTAGATGGAGCAACCGCTTTTGGTACAGGAGGAAACACAACAAATTCTCCTTATACCGTTCAGTTTTTAACACCTACTAACGAGTATTTATTGAGCCAACCCGGATGGAAAACCATAACAGATCCTTTGAATGCCAGTAAACAAATTTTATTTTTAGATAATGATGTAAGCGATTTGATCTATCAAAACAGTGTAACTAAAGATCATTATTTATCATTTGATGGCGGTAACGACAAAGGAACATACTACTTAGGCCTAGGCGTTTTAGATAACGATGGTTTGGTTTTAGGGTCCGGTTTTAAAAGATACTCTGGGAAATTTAGCGGTTCATACAAGATTACTGATAAGGTTAAAGTTAATTCTAACATATTATATTCGCATTCTAACCTAAGTTTAAGCCCATTAGGCCCTGATAGTGATGTATTTCAAAGGTTTGCGGGGCAAGCACCAACTTCTAGAACCTATGACAATAATCCTGACGGAACTTTATCTAGTGTTTTGAGTCCGGGTACAAATTTTAGTTTCGGTAATCCATTGTATTATCAGGACAAGTTTATCAGAAAAAATTTAGAACAACGACTGTCTGCATCCGCCGGCTTAGATTGGGATATTATTGATGATTTAACCTTATCTCTAAAAGCTAGTCATTTTACAATTAACAATCATAAAGAAAATTTCAATAAAGCTTATATAGAAGGTGCTAGCTCGAATGCACCCATAACAACACGTTTTGCTTCTGTAAGTTTAGATAGAACACTTAGGAATCAGTTAACTGGAACTTTAAATTACACTAAAAAGTTTGGCAGTCATAATTTCAATGCCTTGTTAGGTGCTGAATATTTCAAAGACAATGTCTTTTTTAGTGGTGCAGGTACTAAAAATTCTCCAACAGATTTAATCGAAACACTCAATGCAGGTGCAGAAGTTGATGGTAAGCCATTCAGTTTTGAATCAGAACAAGTTATCGTGTCAACATTCGGAAGATTAATATATGATTATGACAATAAATATTTATTAAGTGCCACCTTTAGACGCGATGGGGCATCAAGATTGGGAAATCAAAAATTTGACGTTTTCCCGGGTGTATCTGTTGGTTGGAATGCGCACAATGAGAAGTTTTTAGAAGGTGTTAGCAAATATGTGTCAAAATTAAAACCAAGGTTAAGTTATGGGGTTAATGGTGACGTTAGTTCGATAACTAGTCCAGGACAAAGAGATTATACAGGGAATTATACAGTATTTGGATCTTATGGCTCTCAAGGTGTCTATAATGGTCAAACAGGTTATGCCAATACAGGCTTACCTACTTTAGACCTTGAATGGGAACGTTCAACTACTCTCAATGCAGGTTTAGATGTGTCTTTTTTTAATAACAGACTTAACTTTATTACGGATCTGTACTCAAGAGATGTTAAGGGTAAAATATCCCCTCTTACCTTGCCTTTTTGGACAGGATTCTCTTCTATAAGAACTAATAATGGAGTTATTAGAAACAAAGGATTCGAGCTGGAACTAAATGCAGATATTATTAGAAATGATAATGTAACATGGAATGTTGGGGCAACTTATACCGCCAATAAGAATTATGTGATAAGCCTTCCTAAAAGTAATAGAGCTTTTAACGGGCAAGATGGTACAGAAGTTTATGATCCTGCTACAGGTTTAACAAAGTGGGTAGGGGGATTAGAAGAAGGAAAACGTGTTGGATTGGATGAAATTGTAGTTTATGTGCAAGATTATATTTATGCGGATCAGGCAGCTGTAGATGCGCATGCGACACGCCAAGATGTATTATTACCGAATCATTTCAAACGTTATCCAGGAGATGTTGCCTGGAAAGATTTGAATGGGGATAATATTATTAATAGTTTGGACAGAAAAGTTATTGGACGCAGTACACCTAAATTAGTAGGTGGTTTTACCTCAAACGTAAGCTATAAAAACCTTAGTTTATTTGTTAAAACTGACTTTGCCACCGGTCATTTAGTTTACAATCATATTAGAGGTAAAGGCTATGCACAAACACAGGGAAATTTGAATCAACCAATAGAGATATTGGATTCTTGGACTCCTCAGAACACTAATACCGATTGGCCTCGTATGGTCTTTGTTGACGCACAAAGAAATGTCCTTAGGGGGGATGGTACTGTTTCAAGAAATAGCCAGTTTTGGGAAAAAGGGGATTATTTAGCCCTAAGAGAAGTTACCCTGAACTATAATTTGCCTGTTAAAAAATATTTTAAAGGTGTTATACAGAATTTTAATCTTTATGCAACAGGAAGTAACTTGCATTACTTCAAGAGTTATAGCGGCGATACCCCAGAAGTTGGAGGAGCGCAAGAAGGTGCATTTCCTATGCCTAGAACAATTACAATTGGACTTAATGTAACTTTTTAA
- a CDS encoding ankyrin repeat domain-containing protein, with the protein MDKNKALFEAVDSGNVTLVTTILKDKPFLEQKHEKGRTALMHAVYKRNNKIAALLINAGANVNTQDDIKNSPFLYAGAEGNLELVKMALSHGANFNIFNRYGGTALIPAAEKGHLEVVKLLVNTAGFPKDHINNLGWTALLEAVLLSDGGTVHVNIVAALIDGGCNINIADKNGMTPLDHAKKLQYVEMVKLLEKKG; encoded by the coding sequence ATGGATAAAAATAAAGCTCTTTTTGAAGCTGTTGATAGTGGGAATGTCACACTTGTGACTACTATTTTAAAAGATAAGCCATTTTTAGAACAGAAACATGAAAAGGGGAGAACCGCTTTGATGCATGCGGTTTACAAACGTAATAACAAGATAGCCGCTTTGTTAATCAATGCCGGTGCTAATGTTAATACACAGGATGATATTAAAAATAGTCCTTTTTTATATGCGGGCGCCGAAGGTAATTTGGAACTGGTGAAAATGGCATTAAGTCATGGTGCAAATTTTAATATATTCAACCGTTATGGAGGTACGGCACTTATACCTGCAGCCGAGAAAGGGCATCTGGAAGTGGTGAAATTACTGGTAAATACTGCGGGTTTTCCTAAAGATCATATCAATAATTTAGGTTGGACTGCATTATTAGAAGCTGTTTTATTGAGTGATGGAGGTACAGTTCATGTAAATATTGTCGCTGCATTGATTGATGGCGGTTGTAATATAAACATAGCAGATAAAAATGGTATGACTCCATTAGATCATGCTAAAAAACTTCAGTATGTTGAAATGGTAAAATTATTAGAAAAAAAAGGATAA
- a CDS encoding amidohydrolase: MEQKKISRKQFLGMSAAATGAALFSGVGNAAMAQVLPEDEKTAGSKEYILTNVRLEDGFEYNEKKEVQATKTGLYNLHIADGKIKSIAKEGLNLKLKTIDAKGLLMLPALRDMHIHIDKTYYGGKWNAAPRKGYTVKDMITLEQKLIPQLLPDSQRKAEEAIKLMQSQGSYFARCQCNIDPVSGLKSLEHLLAALEKNKDSFAWEIVAFPQHGILYSQSESLLREAAEMGVDFIGGLDPTSVDGHLEKSLDAMCQIAIDNNKGIDIHLHESPPSGKAAIEYIIKKTEENKQLQGKTYISHGFALARMEQKELEKVAEQMGALGIGVVSTIPIGRTIMPIPTLKKYGVKLMTGTDSIVDHWMPFGTCDMLEKAKLCAQLYGWTDEYSLSRALHIATTDEIVPLNDSGDRVWPAVGNEANFILVKSSCSAEAVARLPKREGVFFKGKLIAGEMKG; encoded by the coding sequence ATGGAACAAAAAAAAATTAGTCGAAAACAATTTTTAGGAATGAGTGCTGCCGCAACAGGAGCGGCTTTGTTTTCTGGCGTGGGGAATGCGGCAATGGCACAGGTGTTGCCTGAGGATGAAAAAACTGCTGGATCGAAAGAATATATTTTGACCAATGTAAGGCTGGAAGACGGTTTTGAATACAATGAAAAAAAGGAAGTTCAAGCTACCAAAACAGGCTTATACAACTTGCATATCGCCGATGGAAAAATTAAAAGCATAGCAAAAGAGGGTTTGAATTTAAAATTAAAAACAATTGATGCCAAAGGACTTTTAATGCTTCCTGCCTTGCGTGATATGCACATTCATATCGATAAAACCTATTATGGAGGCAAGTGGAATGCTGCACCTAGAAAAGGGTATACCGTAAAGGATATGATTACTCTTGAGCAAAAGTTGATCCCGCAATTGTTGCCAGATTCTCAAAGAAAAGCCGAAGAAGCAATTAAATTGATGCAAAGTCAAGGAAGTTATTTTGCCCGTTGCCAATGTAATATTGATCCCGTGAGCGGATTAAAAAGCTTGGAGCATTTGTTGGCGGCTTTAGAGAAAAACAAAGATAGTTTTGCTTGGGAAATAGTTGCTTTTCCACAACACGGCATACTCTATTCTCAATCTGAATCTTTGCTGAGAGAGGCGGCTGAAATGGGCGTGGATTTCATTGGTGGTTTGGATCCAACAAGCGTTGATGGTCATCTGGAAAAATCACTTGATGCAATGTGTCAAATCGCGATAGATAACAATAAAGGGATAGATATACATTTGCATGAATCACCGCCATCGGGTAAGGCGGCAATCGAATATATTATTAAAAAGACCGAAGAAAATAAACAACTACAAGGTAAAACTTACATCAGTCATGGCTTTGCACTTGCAAGAATGGAGCAGAAGGAATTAGAAAAAGTAGCGGAACAAATGGGAGCACTTGGTATTGGAGTGGTTTCTACAATTCCAATAGGTAGAACAATTATGCCTATACCTACCTTGAAAAAATACGGTGTAAAACTAATGACCGGTACTGACAGTATTGTTGATCATTGGATGCCTTTTGGTACTTGCGATATGTTAGAAAAAGCAAAATTGTGTGCACAACTTTATGGTTGGACCGATGAATACAGTCTAAGCCGAGCGCTGCATATTGCCACGACAGACGAAATAGTACCTCTTAATGATTCAGGGGATCGTGTATGGCCAGCGGTAGGTAATGAAGCTAATTTTATTCTGGTAAAATCAAGTTGTTCTGCTGAGGCCGTGGCGCGTCTGCCTAAAAGAGAAGGGGTCTTTTTTAAAGGAAAATTAATTGCAGGGGAAATGAAAGGCTAA
- a CDS encoding AraC family transcriptional regulator: MDNLSIPTLSIGNILGENPLGISLFRHSVKGRNEFEQPHKHDFYLVFFVDSGSGLHDIDFIQYNVNDNQVYFIRPGQVHNWSLKEGTSGFQLMLSEEVIHVFSNLSPFPFFQLASPSCLALSAIEFDEYRKQLQEIEGLLPYKDVLTKEIVVLRLHLLLKLLQKDYGAHFPDNEVTVRPEKIVQKFIDFIEIHFQEESSVRFYAQQLNITPNYLNILSQKYLKTPAGDFIKDRIMLEAKRLLISTSLSMKEIAYQLGFNDNGYFSKVFRKHTGKAPGDFRESYNFYHSSH, from the coding sequence TTGGATAATCTTTCCATTCCTACTTTATCTATTGGCAATATACTAGGAGAAAATCCTTTGGGTATTAGTTTGTTTCGCCATAGTGTAAAGGGACGAAATGAATTTGAGCAACCCCATAAGCATGATTTTTATCTCGTTTTTTTTGTTGATAGTGGTTCAGGTTTACATGATATAGACTTCATACAATACAATGTAAATGATAATCAGGTTTATTTTATAAGGCCGGGACAGGTGCATAATTGGTCGCTAAAAGAGGGGACTTCAGGCTTTCAATTGATGCTTTCTGAAGAAGTGATACATGTATTTTCTAATTTATCTCCTTTTCCTTTTTTTCAACTGGCTTCGCCTTCTTGTCTTGCTTTGAGCGCTATAGAATTTGATGAATATAGAAAACAATTGCAAGAAATAGAAGGACTGCTTCCGTATAAAGATGTATTGACTAAAGAAATAGTGGTACTTCGTTTGCATTTGTTACTCAAATTATTACAAAAGGATTATGGAGCTCATTTTCCAGATAATGAGGTTACTGTCCGACCTGAAAAAATTGTCCAAAAATTTATTGATTTCATTGAGATTCATTTTCAGGAAGAATCTTCGGTGCGGTTTTATGCCCAACAGTTGAATATTACTCCAAATTATCTAAACATCCTTTCGCAAAAATATTTAAAAACACCGGCAGGGGATTTTATAAAAGACAGAATTATGCTGGAGGCTAAGCGTTTACTTATTAGTACTAGCTTATCTATGAAAGAAATAGCCTATCAGTTGGGTTTTAATGATAATGGTTATTTTAGTAAGGTATTTAGAAAGCATACGGGAAAGGCTCCAGGTGATTTCAGGGAAAGTTATAATTTTTACCATTCTTCTCATTAA
- a CDS encoding RagB/SusD family nutrient uptake outer membrane protein, which translates to MKKYISILLVAVFFSSCESELELTSPSELTAAGFWDTENGARAAHTGLYATLRGSYNNLFLLGEMRSDIWGGTTFETAADVNLIESNITATTAPFGGWAGLYGNIHKVNDFLKNVPNISFTNQADKNHLMGQAYGLRALYYYTLLKTWGDVPISLEPVTNIDPSSLGKARSSQNEVMTQIKADIKASLDAFGSNNSFYKNTRVYWSKAATLALKGDVYIWSGNLLGGGAADFNEAKAALQQIASLDVSLAPSSGLWGVANENNKEFIFALQYKQNEASNIYNSFTGRGTEINPRFDDKGIAMTSFVIAGANRYGQSEKTILLLDDNNDSRKDATFIRLYKDNLVYPTYNKDKYFGCILNKFLGRVAGTERIFENDVPVYRYADVVLLLAEAKNLLGEDPSGEINQIRQRAYGVNYVSATHAYTNSSKLANTNAILNERYKEFIGEGKRWWDLRRAGNSFVFDNVSFLSSGDEYKLLLPITSDMIGRNPLLEQTTGYTN; encoded by the coding sequence ATGAAAAAATATATATCAATATTACTGGTTGCTGTTTTTTTTAGTTCATGCGAAAGTGAGCTTGAATTAACGAGCCCTAGTGAATTAACAGCGGCTGGTTTCTGGGATACCGAAAACGGCGCAAGAGCTGCACATACAGGATTGTATGCTACTCTTAGAGGGTCTTATAATAATTTATTCTTACTGGGAGAGATGAGAAGTGATATTTGGGGTGGTACAACATTCGAAACCGCGGCCGATGTCAACCTTATAGAATCAAATATAACGGCAACTACAGCGCCTTTTGGAGGTTGGGCTGGACTTTATGGCAACATTCATAAAGTAAATGATTTTTTGAAAAATGTGCCTAACATTAGCTTTACAAATCAAGCAGATAAAAATCATCTTATGGGTCAGGCTTATGGTCTAAGAGCTTTATACTATTATACGCTTTTAAAAACATGGGGGGATGTGCCTATTTCTTTAGAGCCTGTAACAAATATAGACCCATCTTCTTTGGGTAAGGCCAGGTCCTCTCAAAATGAGGTAATGACTCAAATAAAAGCTGATATAAAAGCCTCTTTAGACGCTTTTGGCTCTAATAATAGCTTTTATAAAAACACCAGAGTATACTGGTCCAAAGCAGCGACATTAGCTCTTAAAGGGGATGTATACATTTGGTCTGGTAACTTGCTTGGTGGAGGTGCCGCTGATTTTAATGAAGCAAAAGCCGCTTTGCAACAGATTGCATCATTAGACGTAAGCTTAGCACCTAGTTCTGGTTTGTGGGGTGTAGCGAATGAAAACAACAAGGAATTTATTTTTGCGTTGCAATACAAACAAAACGAAGCTTCTAATATATATAATAGTTTTACCGGTAGAGGTACAGAAATCAATCCAAGATTTGACGACAAAGGTATTGCAATGACAAGTTTCGTAATAGCCGGAGCAAATAGATATGGTCAATCTGAGAAAACTATATTGTTGCTAGACGATAATAATGACAGCCGTAAAGATGCTACTTTTATTAGGTTATATAAAGACAACTTAGTTTATCCTACTTATAACAAAGATAAATATTTTGGTTGTATATTAAATAAATTTTTAGGAAGAGTAGCCGGAACTGAGCGAATATTCGAAAATGACGTACCTGTGTACCGATATGCAGACGTTGTATTGCTTTTAGCAGAAGCGAAAAACTTATTGGGAGAAGATCCTTCCGGAGAAATCAATCAAATAAGACAAAGAGCTTATGGCGTTAATTATGTTTCCGCAACACATGCTTATACTAACAGCTCTAAATTAGCGAATACCAATGCGATCTTGAATGAGCGCTATAAAGAATTTATTGGAGAGGGTAAAAGATGGTGGGATTTAAGAAGAGCTGGAAATAGCTTTGTCTTTGATAATGTAAGTTTTTTATCTTCGGGTGACGAATATAAATTACTATTACCTATAACAAGTGATATGATTGGTAGAAATCCTTTACTTGAACAAACAACAGGCTATACAAATTAA